A genomic region of Pyrus communis chromosome 14, drPyrComm1.1, whole genome shotgun sequence contains the following coding sequences:
- the LOC137714119 gene encoding uncharacterized protein, with amino-acid sequence MARIVRGFIVMLKTNIVQIPSCETYWHRPGNILQITHHNRMHASRRNISRSRICEDSKPISKGGGGKINGTNTLKQQDVSDEISSSKTDQNDGKQSNGDTKATTEKTGSTG; translated from the exons ATGGCTCGAATTGTGCGTGGTTTCATCGTCATGCTAAAAACCAACATCGTCCAAATTCCCAGTTGCGAGACCTACTGGCATCGACCCGGGAATAT ACTGCAGATCACGCATCACAACCGTATGCACGCCAGCAGGAGGAATATTAGTCGCTCAAGAAT aTGTGAAGATAGCAAGCCCATCAGCAAAGGGGGCGGTGGGAAAATCAATGGGACGAATACGTTGAAACAGCAGGATGTTTCTGATGAAATCAGCAGCTCAAAGACTGATCAGAACGATGGCAAGCAAAGTAACGGAGATACAAAAGCTACAACAGAAAAGACTGGCTCTACCGGTTGA